One genomic window of Coffea eugenioides isolate CCC68of chromosome 1, Ceug_1.0, whole genome shotgun sequence includes the following:
- the LOC113778429 gene encoding uncharacterized protein At3g06530: MGTSIASQLQALKSVVKVDTEPPKKPFTRPSILFNPKDAADIDIDTIFSLALSGLEILISKEERFRNYKSTLFGHKSRELDRELMGIDKNNQINNDISSYLRLLSDHFELVAARRTLEYLIRRYKIHIYNPEELILCTLPYHDTHEFVRILQLIDTGNGRWNFLDGVKASGAPPPRKVIVHQCMRDLGVLDAISEYARPKKIQPKIAADFCTAIMMEVLGSSPAVNSDALRIILQYVLSRLESNPKEKLQQKAGALMIVGLLAQKVALAREPRRALIRLVVVVAEDCAKQANDLQWVRMSLMALINIIQLQSLKEIPRNSVDILVKIRCISEVLGGLTEEFNIDKFLTVFLDSLLQYSSEYSFADQNYHCTLISLLESIPLKFHVDHVVSKLLEVCSTISKKMDQSNASESVGSQPKEILVSLYKKYPMELRQAIHKILQDTEVQSGKDGSKHEILSRILDGDGDFSLEFPDSKTWFALEHPKAEVRRSALLGLDAGGILRYKAVNSKMFDIVQDAVLRRLQDDDLAVIQAALNVQSLDHMISPSILLGTIQSVLSRCIKILLMGASNEASIASEVAVSCLQLAITSFKDQDEYMKPLATMIFPLVLILPKTQRVNLKALELAKGLKWPFYRNLIGLSSSKEKFGLERMSSVNLDNIGKLAENFRMHHEELIPWLLECSSRFQLSKTLLFLILLQSFMVPKLDFVQFSALYDALFPILQREWEMLESTGNVAFAEASNLRMLDGDCRMFVERLFDSSVNELASEILVCLFWRLVEAFVTAAPDADKNAIWLCKLKNLYVFFASQSSQLFKKHLTHLVTKCKSSLSEFLPKLFTEEGVCSRVQVESLHSFVHLSSQSDENLGIQVLAEFPSVLVPLASNDQDVRMAAISCIEGLFTVWSRVNPSGCKNGNSAVWVYFLGEFFSLVVQQKKLILSDQNVLPSIFKSLFSSSTDNLLVQPNIGKRFDASTKDDFLVFLLGSALGLPAFAKLKVLSLLKGLGSKVTEITGVKSLLHDLLERRYQYHVLHNKLGQKLSKTDVDILCLLLEICTMPASPVDGNQFDDLLLVKALEINGSVSEDPAVVEPCLTFLKNLNSSLYGGLKAETQEILFRSLVILFRSGNADVQNSSTEALLRINISNLVVSKMLDFAAGCISSSSGSAVAKKKKKPVTHQDSDMLGDLSQQGEIAISFLGSLLDILMLKKNMENRSSLLGSLFKLLHLICMSNEGVLGTVDEASKHIEASSGVSQTVSSSRVYIKQALLLILEDIASSTVKDSPEQDDISHVFDLELLVKCASLASDTSTRNHVLSLFSTVAKIIPDKLLDHILDILNVTGEYAVSQWDSYSQRVFEDLISAVVPFWLSRTGDMEKLLQIFVDVLPQVSQHQRLSIIVCLLRNLGESRSFGSLLFLLFHSLVSNESLFTFFDGEPSIDAMITVINTKWEYSFARQLSAQYSCMTWLSSLVLLLQRIGISPWNEQHYMLLVVAMQFVLEKLQDPEISFLLDSREDIDSIQTTLGALMEQVVYLLHWVNARKKRIGVFLATKNGLKDHCRVVLKTIAEGLVPLSYFKVIIQLLRHDDKNVRKKALGLLSEKVKESGTINKLQERRQSKRSLRNSWLHFDESAQISFDELCLEILKLVDGSDDNSGGASLKLTAVSTLEVLAYRFPSDNPIFGMCLKSVSKNICSNNSAVSSGCLRATSAFIHVLGPRALSELPGIMACMFSRSRDISVPVAEESKSHDVSSSTASRTMRDSVFLSVLISLEAVVDKLGGFLNPYLGDILELLVLHPWYAFAGDVKLNLKADVVRKLVTDKIPVRLLLPPLLRIYTDAVKCGGSSVSAVFEMLQNMVTAMDRSTISTYHVQIFDLGLLALDLRCQHPDSIKDIHVVEEKVISSMVSLTMKLTETMFKPLFVKSIEWSGSYTEEREGRKTIQRAISFYDLVNKLAESHRSLFVPYFKYLLDGCVHHLSEDTQVTLTRKKKKVKLQVAVDEKKDSGDELSVGLWHLRALILSSLHKCFLYDTGNLKFLDTSNFQVLLKPIVSQLLKDPPSSLEQHPDVPSIKEVDDSLVACVGQMAVTAGSDLLWKPLNHEVLMHTRSEKVRARMLGLRIVKYLVENLKEEYLVFLPETIPFLGEVLEDVELPVKTLAQEILKEMEFMSGESLRQYL; this comes from the exons GATTCATATCTACAACCCAGAAGAACTGATTTTATGCACTTTGCCGTACCATGACACCCATGAGTTTGTTCGAATTTTGCAATTAATTGATACAGG AAATGGTAGATGGAACTTTCTGGATGGTGTCAAAGCATCAGGTGCACCACCACCTAGGAAGGTTATTGTGCATCAGTGCATGCGGGATCTGGGCGTTTTGGATGCCATTTCTGAATAT GCAAGGCCAAAGAAGATTCAACCAAAGATTGCTGCTGATTTTTGTACCGCAATTATGATGGAGGTTCTGGGCTCATCGCCAGCTGTTAACAGTGATGCTCTGAGGATAATTCTTCAATATGTTCTTTCTAGACTTGAATCCAATCCCAAAGAGAAACTGCAACAGaag GCAGGGGCACTGATGATTGTTGGTTTGCTAGCCCAAAAAGTGGCATTAGCTCGTGAACCTCGTAGAGCGTTGATTCGCTTGGTCGTTGTTGTTGCTGAAGACTGTGCAAAACAGGCAAATGATTTGCAATGGGTTCGTATGTCATTGATGGCGTTGATTAATATCATTCAG TTGCAAAGTCTGAAGGAGATTCCCAGGAACAGTGTTGATATCCTTGTAAAAATCAG ATGTATTTCAGAGGTTCTTGGTGGACTGACTGAGGAGTTCAATATTGACAAGTTCCTGACTGTGTTCCTGGACTCCCTTCTTCAGTACAGTTCTGAGTACAG TTTTGCTGACCAGAACTACCATTGCACTTTGATTTCATTATTGGAGTCCATTCCTTTGAAATTCCATGTTGATCATGTGGTCTCCAAACTGCTGGAAGTATGCTCAACTATATCCAAAAAGATGGATCAGTCAAACGCTTCGGAATCAG TGGGAAGCCAACCTAAGGAAATTCTAGTTTCTCTATATAAAAAATATCCCATGGAGCTACGCCAAGCTATTCACAAGATTCTTCAG GATACTGAAGTGCAATCTGGAAAAGatggatcaaaacatgaaatccTTTCCAGGATTTTAGATGGAGATGGTGATTTCTCATTAGAATTTCCTGATTCAAAAACTTGGTTTGCGCTCGAACATCCAAAG GCTGAGGTACGCCGTTCTGCACTGTTGGGGTTGGATGCAGGTGGAATTCTGAGATATAAGGCTGTTAATTCGAAG ATGTTCGACATTGTTCAAGATGCAGTACTGCGTCGACTTCAAGATGATGATCTGGCTGTTATTCAAGCAGCTTTAAATGTGCAGAGTCTAGATCACATGATAAGTCCTTCAATTCTTCTTGGCACCATCCAGAGTGTGCTTAGTAGATGCATTAAAATTTTGTTGATGG GTGCATCTAATGAAGCATCTATAGCCAGTGAAGTTGCTGTGTCATGCTTGCAGCTAGCAATCACAAGTTTTAAAGATCAAGATGAATACATGAAACCTCTAGCAACAATGATTTTTCCTCTAGTTCTTATCCTACCAAAG ACACAAAGAGTGAATTTGAAAGCTTTGGAACTAGCCAAGGGATTGAAGTGGCCTTTCTATAGGAATCTAATCGGTCTTTCCTCGTCAAAGGAG AAATTTGGACTTGAGCGTATGTCTTCAGTAAATTTGGATAATATCGGCAAGTTAGCAGAAAATTTTCGGATGCACCATGAAGAGTTGATACCTTGGCTTTTGGAATGCTCCAGTAGATTCCAGCTATCAAAAACATTGCTCTTTTTAATCCTTTTGCAATCATTTATGGTTCCAAAACTAG ATTTTGTTCAGTTTTCTGCATTATATGATGCCTTGTTTCCAATCCTTCAACGTGAGTGGGAAATGTTGGAGTCAACTGGGAATGTTGCTTTTGCAGAAGCG TCCAACTTAAGAATGCTGGATGGGGATTGCAGAATGTTTGTCGAGCGTCTATTTGACAGCAGCGTCAATGAGTTGGCTTCTGAGATcctagtttgtttattttggagATTGGTGGAGGCATTTGTTACTGCAGCACCTGACGCT GATAAAAATGCAATATGGTTATGCAAGCTTAAGAACCTTTATGTATTCTTTGCATCTCAGTCAAGTCAACTTTTCAAGAAGCACCTTACTCACCTTGTCACCAAGTGCAAATCCTCGTTGTCTGAGTTTCTCCCAAAGTTGTTCACTGAAGAAG GGGTTTGTTCACGAGTCCAAGTTGAGAGTCTTCATTCCTTCGTGCATCTTTCTTCTCAGTCAGATGAGAATTTAGGAATTCAAGTGCTTGCTGAATTTCCTTCTGTTCTTGTCCCTCTGGCTAGTAATGATCAG GATGTAAGGATGGCTGCCATTAGCTGCATTGAAGGATTATTTACAGTGTGGTCACGTGTTAACCCCTCTGGATGTAAAAATG GAAACAGTGCTGTTTGGGTTTACTTTCTTGGGGAGTTCTTCAGCCTGGTGGTTCAGCAGAAGAAGCTAATATTATCAGACCAGAATGTTCTTCCATCTATTTTCAAGTCTTTGTTCAGCTCCTCTACTGATAACCTTTTAGTGCAACCGAATATTGGAAAGAG GTTTGATGCGTCGACAAAGGATGACTTCCTGGTTTTCTTGTTAGGCTCAGCATTAGGGCTTCCTGCCTTTGCAAAG CTGAAAGTTCTTTCTTTGCTCAAAGGTTTGGGAAGTAAAGTTACAGAAATTACTGGTGTGAAATCATTGCTTCATGATCTTCTGGAAAGGCGGTACCAATATCATGTTTTGCACAATAAGTTAGGTcagaaattgtcaaaaactgaTGTTGACATCCTGTGCCTTCTGCTGGAG ATTTGTACAATGCCTGCATCGCCAGTTGATGGAAATCAATTTGACGATCTTTTGCTAGTTAAGGCATTGGAG ATAAATGGAAGTGTATCTGAAGACCCAGCTGTGGTGGAGCCTTGCTTAACATTTTTGAAGAATCTTAATAGTTCTTTGTATGGAGGTTTAAAGGCTGAAACTCAG GAAATTCTCTTCAGATCTCTTGTTATTCTGTTCCGGAGTGGGAATGCTGATGTGCAGAACTCCTCTACAGAGGCCTTGCTACGGATAAAT ATTAGCAATTTGGTTGTGAGCAAGATGCTTGATTTCGCAGCAGGTTGTATAAGTAGTTCTAGTGGTTCTGCTGTTgcgaagaagaaaaagaaaccagTTACTCATCAGGACTCTGATATGTTAGGTGATTTGTCTCAGCAAGGAGAGATTGCAATCTCTTTCCTTGGCTCTCTGCTTGACATATTGATGTTAAAAAAGAACATGGAAAACAG ATCTTCTCTTCTGGGTTCATTGTTTAAACTTCTTCATCTGATTTGTATGAGTAATGAGGGGGTGCTTGGGACAGTGGATGAAGCCAGCAAACATATCGAGGCATCATCTGGAGTCTCTCAGACTGTTTCCAGCAGTCGAGTTTACATTAAACAGGCATTGCTATTAATCTTGGAAGACATTGCTTCATCAACCGTAAAGGATTCTCCAGAACAG GATGACATTTCCCATGTGTTCGACTTGGAACTGCTGGTTAAATGTGCTAGTTTGGCAAGTGACACATCCACGCGCAATCATGTGCTCTCATTGTTCTCCACTGTTGCAAAGATCATACCAGATAAACTTTTGGACCACATTCTGGACATACTGAATGTCACTGGTGAATATGCTGTGAGCCAG TGGGATTCTTATTCACAACGTGTATTTGAAGACCTCATATCTGCAGTTGTCCCATTTTGGTTGTCAAGGACTGGTGACATGGAGAAGTTGCTTCAG ATCTTTGTTGATGTACTGCCCCAAGTTTCCCAGCATCAGAGGCTCTCAATCATTGTATGCCTCTTGAG GAATCTGGGAGAGAGCAGAAGCTTTGGTTCGTTATTGTTCCTCCTGTTTCATTCCTTAGTCTCAAACGAGAGTCTATTCACCTTTTTTGATGGAGAGCCTTCTATAGATGCCATGATAACTGTAATCAATACAAAATGGGAGTATTCATTTGCCAGGCAATTATCTGCACAATATTCATGCATGACATGGCTTTCTTCACTCGTATTGCTGCTCCAGAGAATAGGAATCAGTCCTTGGAATGAACAACATTATATGCTGTTGGTAGTTGCAATGCAGTTTGTGTTAGAGAAACTGCAAGATCCTGAGATTTCTTTCCTGCTTGATTCAAGAGAAGATATAGATTCAATTCAG ACAACACTAGGAGCTCTTATGGAGCAAGTTGTTTATCTTCTACATTGGGTTAATGCACGAAAAAAGCGAATAGGTGTTTTTCTGGCTACAAAAAATGGACTAAAGGACCACTGTCGTGTTGTTTTGAAGACTATTGCAGAGGGCCTGGTACCGTTGTCATACTTCAAAGTGATCATTCAATTGCTGAGACATGATGACAAAAATGTGAGAAAGAAG GCTCTTGGGCTTCTATCTGAAAAGGTAAAAGAAAGTGGCACCATCAACAAACTTCAGGAAAGACGGCAATCTAAGAGAAGCCTTAGAAACTCATGGCTTCACTTTGATGAGAGTGCACAGATATCCTTTGATGAATTGTGTTTGGAAATATTGAAGTTAGTTGATGGTTCAGATGATAACTCGGGTGGTGCTTCATTGAAACTCACTGCTGTTTCAACATTGGAAGTATTGGCCTACAGATTCCCCTCGGATAATCCAATTTTTGGCATGTGTCTCAAATCTGTCAGTAAAAACATCTGTTCAAACAATTCTGCTGTTTCTTCTGGTTGCCTTCGTGCAACCAGTGCTTTCATTCATGTACTTGGTCCGAGGGCCCTGTCTGAGCTCCCTGGTATCATGGCATGCATGTTCAGCAGATCACGAGATATTTCTGTGCCTGTTGCAGAAGAATCCAAAAGTCATGATGTCAGTTCTTCTACTGCATCGAGAACTATGAGGGACTCTGTTTTCTTGTCTGTCCTCATTAGCCTAGAGGCTGTTGTCGATAAACTTGGTGGTTTCTTAAACCCATATCTTGGTGATATTCTGGAACTTCTTGTGTTGCATCCTTGGTATGCTTTTGCAGGAGAtgtcaaattaaatttgaaagcTGATGTGGTTCGGAAGCTTGTAACTGATAAAATTCCT GTTCGACTTCTACTTCCTCCTTTGCTGAGGATATATACTGATGCTGTAAAGTGTGGAGGATCAAGTGTGTCTGCTGTATTTGAAATGCTTCAGAATATGGTGACTGCAATGGATAGATCTACTATCAGCACTTATCATGTGCAAATTTTTGATCTTGGTCTGCTGGCTCTTGATCTTCGTTGTCAGCATCCTGATTCGATCAAAGATATTCATGTTGTGGAGGAAAAAGTGATTAGTTCTATGGTCTCTCTGACTATGAAACTTACAGAAACAATGTTCAAGCCACTTTTTGTAAAGAGTATTGAGTGGTCAGGATCATACACGGAAGAAAGGGAGGGAAGAAAAACTATTCAGCGTGCTATATCGTTCTATGATTTGGTGAATAAACTTGCTGAAAGCCATAG ATCATTGTTTGTTCCTTACTTCAAGTACTTGCTCGATGGTTGTGTGCATCATCTCAGTGAAGATACGCAAGTTACTTTAActagaaagaagaagaaggtgaAGCTTCAGGTGGCAGTGGATGAGAAAAAAGACTCAGGCGATGAATTATCTGTTGGACTGTGGCACCTACGGGCATTGATTTTATCATCGCTGCATAAATGTTTTCTTTATGATACTGGGAACCTTAAGTTTCTTGATACATCAAACTTTCAG GTCCTCCTGAAACCAATTGTCTCGCAGCTTCTCAAAGATCCACCGTCTTCTCTAGAACAGCATCCTGATGTACCATCCATAAAGGAAGTCGATGATTCATTGGTCGCTTGTGTTGGCCAGATGGCTGTTACTGCCGGCTCTGACCTTCTCTGGAAGCCCCTGAACCATGAG GTGCTGATGCATACTCGAAGTGAAAAGGTACGGGCCCGCATGTTGGGTCTGAGAATTGTCAAATATCTGGTAGAGAATCTAAAAGAAGAATATCTGGTATTCCTACCGGAAACCATTCCATTCCTTGGCGAGGTGCTTGAGGATGTTGAATTACCTGTAAAAACTCTTGCGCAAGAGATACTTAAAGAGATGGAATTCATGAGTGGTGAAAGTCTTCGACAATACCTCTAA